From Miscanthus floridulus cultivar M001 chromosome 15, ASM1932011v1, whole genome shotgun sequence, the proteins below share one genomic window:
- the LOC136508146 gene encoding uncharacterized protein — MRRGGGGGGRGSGGKGGRSGGGGAGSGRRDARHGGASYRDDRGRRSDYRSRRTPSPDRRPRRPRGEDNDRDRSPPRGGRMGYGDRSPPRGGRIGYGDRSPPRGGRSPPRRERAGYGGDRDASPRRGHAPHKDAFGPLGGDRHASPRGRREYGDSRGSPRGARDYERSPYREERDRYDRPVRVADLGHDSPPAYMLPDHPSDLGRPASLRAGRKESDYFGGSGDDRSLLKDDYLGGGGLTLRISATEMGRTSAMHFQDRRLSPPPPLYPTVPHETGFLTGGSAMKASDGYVAGNTQRLHDDGNFKYHKNAPYIESRDTERHYSGSRDLVVEKGGGAERFYDDVPAGRIRETEMLYSRRGIGDSSSALLAKDHNPYRMHTEPGYETSNGYNMDGLGRSSHDSLGYGSGHPHRLSGSPLEHGSGHGDETLLDIERQAHSRHTPRAASLEYDGHDTYTASENIRGNVPLNSRHISGSTSLRGLRDERINDNLRLSHMIEEDKSSFEEAMHQDTEHLIQHSYGGDASVKYLTARGGDDRYSHSPGTEPIGISRRPARQHEFDSFGYSSDQEASLVVSRKRGRSPEYHDHEIDVYQADHGFAGHEYYDDDIDEYDLPPPRMPRYVMFDGDECDERHDVPTNGDVFSRLALPHETYGEWTDMDRGNHPHSDILGYGYSKHVPMYQRLSRPNFHSQFGEAPMHGRGRGRGRGGLTKSAKKRLKTAPHQFDGGYPSDRNEFVRPNKFSKSAKDEPNGSEVKHEDAPEYEDPPLQKDPPEGSEEFSKQVEEAFLKYTKILNESPATQKKYREASKGSLSCCVCRSVARKFPDLDALLSHAYDTCKAGLKTKHLGFHKALCVLMGCNWHVAPDTSKAHYSIPSEEINAMREDLMLWPPVVVIQNSSTGNEAKDTGAKVVSIEEIEGVLADIGVPPEKARVSHGRPANQSVFLVKFQPTISGFQEAMRVHTHFSIRNHGKEEFQLLRGSKGKKAASTESLEELLYAHIGVVEDLGLLDDGTKKRCKVRSKKEIEADADATLNLEP, encoded by the exons AtgcgacgcggaggcggaggcggaggcagggGAAGTGGAGGTAAAGGAGGGCgatcaggaggaggtggagcgggCTCCGGTCGCAGGGACGCGCGCCACGGCGGCGCCTCCTACCGCGACGACCGTGGTAGGCGCTCCGACTACCGCTCCCGCCGCACCCCGTCCCCGGaccgccgcccgcgccgccccaGGGGCGAGGACAACGACCGCGACCGTAGCCCGCCCCGCGGCGGCCGCATGGGCTACGGCGACCGTAGCCCGCCCCGCGGCGGCCGCATCGGCTACGGCGACCGCAGCCCGCCCCGCGGCGGCCGTAGCCCGCCACGGCGCGAGCGCGCGGGCTACGGCGGTGACCGCGACGCGTCGCCCCGCCGTGGGCATGCGCCACACAAAGACGCCTTCGGCCCGCTGGGCGGCGACCGCCACGCCTCTCCCCGCGGGCGAAGGGAATACGGTGATAGCCGCGGCTCGCCCCGCGGGGCCAGGGACTACGAAAGGTCTCCCTACCGCGAGGAGCGCGACAGGTACGACCGCCCTGTCCGCGTTGCCGATCTCGGCCACGACTCCCCGCCGGCCTACATGCTTCCTGACCACCCTTCCGACCTCGGACGTCCGGCGTCCCTGCGCGCCGGGAGGAAGGAAAGCGACTATTTTGGCGGCTCTGGTGACGACCGTAGCCTTCTCAAGGACGACTACCTTGGGGGCGGTGGGTTGACACTTAGAATAAGTGCAACTGAAATGGGAAGGACTAGCGCCATGCACTTCCAAGACCGCAGATTGTCGcctccaccacctctgtatcCCACTGTGCCGCACGAGACTGGATTCTTGACAGGAGGATCTGCCATGAAGGCCAGTGATGGTTATGTTGCTGGAAACACCCAGCGACTGCACGATGATGGCAATTTTAAGTACCACAAGAATGCCCCATATATTGAGAGTAGAGATACTGAGAGGCATTATTCTGGCAGTAGGGACTTGGTTGTTGAGAAAGGTGGAGGTGCAGAAAGGTTTTATGATGATGTGCCTGCTGGGAGGATTAGAGAAACAGAGATGCTTTACTCTAGAAGGGGCATTGGTGATTCTTCCTCAGCCTTGCTTGCCAAGGACCACAATCCATACAGGATGCACACTGAACCTGGCTATGAGACAAGCAATGGATACAACATGGATGGCCTTGGCAGGTCATCTCATGACTCACTGGGGTATGGGAGTGGTCATCCTCATAGGTTATCAGGAAGTCCAttagagcatggcagtggtcatgGTGATGAAACATTACTGGATATTGAAAGGCAGGCACACTCTAGGCATACACCAAGAGCTGCGTCCTTGGAGTATGATGGACATGATACATATACTGCATCAGAGAACATACGTGGGAATGTCCCACTGAATTCAAGGCACATATCAGGCTCAACATCTTTGAGAGGTCTCAGGGATGAAAGGATTAACGACAATCTGAGGTTATCCCATATGATTGAAGAAGACAAGAGTAGCTTTGAAGAAGCCATGCATCAGGACACAGAGCACTTAATTCAGCATTCTTATGGTGGTGATGCTTCTGTAAAGTATCTAACAGCAAGGGGTGGTGATGATCGCTACTCCCACTCCCCTGGAACTGAACCTATTGGAATTTCGAGGCGGCCAGCTCGTCAGCATGAGTTTGATTCGTTTGGTTACTCAAGTGATCAAGAAGCTTCCCTTGTGGTTTCTAGGAAAAGAGGCAGGAGTCCTGAATAtcatgatcatgagatagatgtGTATCAAGCTGATCATGGGTTTGCAGGACATGAGTACTATGATGATGATATTGATGAATATGATCTACCCCCACCAAGAATGCCACGATATGTCATGTTTGATGGTGATGAATGTGATGAAAGACATGATGTGCCAACTAATGGTGATGTTTTCTCAAGGCTTGCTTTGCCACATGAAACCTATGGGGAATGGACTGACATGGATCGGGGGAACCATCCTCATTCTGACATCTTGGGTTATGGGTATTCAAAACACGTACCTATGTATCAGAGGCTGTCTAGACCTAATTTCCACTCACAATTTGGGGAAGCTCCCATgcatggaagaggaagaggaagaggaagaggaggattgACTAAGAGTGCCAAAAAGAGACTGAAAACTGCTCCTCATCAGTTCGATGGTGGGTACCCATCAGATAGAAATGAATTTGTTAGGCCAAATAAATTTTCAAAGTCGGCAAAAGATGAACCTAATGGTTCTGAAGTAAAGCATGAAGATGCTCCAGAGTATGAGGATCCTCCTCTGCAGAAAGATCCACCAGAAGGTTCAGAGGAGTTCAGTAAACAGGTTGAGGAAGCATTTCTTAAGTACACAAAGATATTAAATGAGAGTCCAGCTACGCAGAAGAAATACCGTGAGGCATCAAAAGGATCTTTGTCTTGCTGTGTCTGTCGCAG TGTAGCGAGGAAGTTTCCAGACCTGGATGCACTGCTATCACATGCTTATGATACATGCAAGGCGGGTTTGAAGACAAAACACTTGGGGTTTCACAAAGCACTCTGTGTTCTGATGGGGTGCAATTGGCATGTTGCTCCAGACACATCTAAAGCTCATTACTCCATTCCATCTGAGGAAATAAATGCCATGAGGGAAGACCTCATGCTGTGGCCTCCAGTTGTTGTGATACAGAACAGCTCGACTGGTAATGAGGCAAAGGATACTGGTGCAAAGGTTGTgtccatagaagaaattgaaggtGTATTGGCAG ATATAGGGGTACCACCTGAGAAGGCGAGGGTTAGCCATGGAAGACCAGCCAATCAGAGCGTGTTCTTGGTGAAGTTCCAGCCAACTATATCTGGGTTTCAGGAAGCCATGAGAGTCCATACCCATTTCTCAATCAGGAACCATGGCAAGGAAGAGTTCCAGCTGTTGAGAGGCAGCAAAGGTAAGAAGGCTGCCTCTACTGAGAGCCTGGAAGAGCTGCTTTATGCACATATTGGGGTCGTGGAAGACCTTGGATTGCTGGATGACGGAACAAAGAAGAGATGTAAGGTCAGGAGCAAGAAGGAAATTGAGGCAGATGCAGATGCAACACTGAATTTAGAACCGTGA